The segment CCGCAAATATCCGTCATCATGGGCCCCAACGCGGGAGGGGCGGTCTATTCTCCGGCGATTACCGATTTTGTGTTTATGGTTGAAAAAACCAGCCAAATGTTCATCACAGGTCCCAAGGTGATTCAGGCGGTTACCGGAGAACAGATTTCGGCGGAAGATTTGGGCGGCGCCCGTGTGCATGCCACGGTGAGCGGGAATGCCCATTTTACAGCGGCGACGGAAGAGGAAGCCCTTCAACAAGTCCGCCGCCTGTTGAGCTTTTTGCCGCAAAATAACAAGGAAATGCCGCCGCGCAAGGAAGCCAAGCCTGACGATGGATGGGTGGAAGAGCTGATTGATATCGTGCCGGTCGAAGGAACCAAGGTGTATGACATCCGCGAAGTCATCCATCGCATCGTGGATGATGGAGATTTTATGGAGGTCCACGAACGTTTTGCGCGAAACATTGTCGTCGGTTTTGCGCGAATCGACGGCTACTCGGTAGGGATTGTTGCCAACCAGCCCAAGGTGATGGCGGGCGGCCTTGACATCGATTCTTCCGACAAACTGTCCAGGTTCGTGCGCTTTTGTGACGCTTTCAACATTCCTCTCATCACCTTTGAAGACGTGACGGGATTTTTTCCGGGCGTCAACCAGGAACACCGGGGAATTATCCGGCACGGAGCGAAAATCTTATATGCCTATTCAGAGGCCACCGTGCCCAAGATTACCGTCATTCTCCGGAAAGCATACGGCGGCGCCTACGTCGCCTTGAACAGCAAGGCGATCGGGGCAGACGTGGTTTATGCCTGGCCGAATGCGGAAATTGCTGTCATGGGACCGGAAGGGGCGGCCAATATCATCTTCAGCAAGGAGATTGAACAAAGCGACGACCCGGAGGCTACCCGCGCGGCCAAGATTGCCGAATACCGGAACAAATTCGCCAATCCGTACGTGGCAGCAGCCCATGGGATGGTGGATGACGTGATCGATCCGCGGGAGACGAGAAAAAAACTGCGGGAGGCCCTGGAAATGCTTCGCAACAAGAAAGAAACGCGGCCGTGGAAAAAACACGGGAACATTCCACTGTGAGCCCTTGGCTTTTCGGCAACAAACCCTTTGAGAGGGCGTGATGGCGTGATTCGTTGGCAGATCGGAGAGGTGATGGATGTTCTCTCCAGCTGTCCCACCCTGCAGGAGCTGTCGGTGCGCGTGGAAGGAAGGACAGAAAAAGCGCTGAGTTTTCCTGCGCTGATTGGACCAGTGAGGAAGGGAGATCGCGTCCTTCTCAACACGACAGCCGTTTATCTGGGCTTGGGAACCGGAGGATACCATCTGGTGGCACAGACTGTCCAAAGAAACGGTTCGGATAAACCGGATGTTCAGCCTGTGTCGCCTCTGTCCTCCATTTCCGGCCACATCATGAAAATCCGCTACACGCCCTATCAAATCGCGGTGCAAAGTTGCGAAGAGGAAAACAGCCCTTTTCATGAGATCATGAAAACGGCCTCTTCGCTTGAGGGAATGCCGGTTTTAATCGGCGAGCTGCACAGCATGCTCCCCATTTTGGTGACCGGCATCAAATGGTTTAAAAAGACGCAGAACTGGCGCATCGTTTACGTGATGAGTGATGGTGCTGCCTTGCCCCTTGCCATGAGCCGACACGTCCAAACCTTGCGGTCATGTGATTGGATTGCGGGGACGATTACATATGGTCACGCGTTTGGCGGCGATCTGGAAGCGGTCAACCTGTATTCGGCGCTGCTGGCCGCAAGACACATCCTCCAGGCTGACGTCGCCATCCTGATGATGGGGCCGGGAACGGTCGGCACAGGGACAAAATGGGGTTTTTCCGGCGCAGAGGTGGCTGAAATGATTCATGCCACCTTTTCTCTCGAGGGACGGCCGATTTTGGTGCCCAGGATCAGTTTTGCCGACCGCAGAAGCCGCCACCAGGGGATCAGCCATCATCAGATGACCTTGATCAGGCAGGCGATACACGTTCCTTTCATCTATTCCGTACCGCCTTTTCAAGGCCGGGAAGAGGAAGTGATCCGCGGGCAATTGGCCTCCATCTGCCATTCGAAGGTCCAGCTTTACAGGAGATCCATTCTGGAATGGGATGACTTGTTTGCTCTTTTGGAACACTACCCTGGAAGCGAAATCACTGTTATGGGACGAACGGTGAGACAGGACCCCGCTTATTTTTGGGGTGTCCTGCACGGACTCGCCCCCCTGCTGGATTGACCCTCCGCAAATACTCTTCCAAGGTAAGCCTGGTGCGGGCCAGTTGCCGTAATTTTTCCCGAATTTCCCATCCCTTGCCCGAGAGGATCAGTTGATGCGGCGTGTGGACGCATTGAAAAGGGATTCGTTTCATTCGTTTCATCGCAACTTCCTCCTGTATCCGGTGTTGCTCATAATATATGGACAGTGTGGGACAAGTATGCTTGTAACTTGCGCAAAGCAGCCTACAAGGAGCGCGATCGATGAATACTTATGAAGAAAAAACGCTTCAGGTGGAAACGCTTTATGCCGGGCGGATTATTACGGTCAAACGGCATCAGGTGCTGCTCCCCGACGGCAAACAAGGGATGAGGGAAGTGGTTGAACACCCGGGGGCGGTGGCCGTCTTGCCCATTTTGGCTGATGGACATTTGTTGCTCATTCGGCAATATCGAAAAGCGGTAGAGGAGTCATTGATCGAGATCCCGGCCGGCAAATTGGAATCCGGAGAGTTACCCGAAGCATGCGCCCGGCGCGAGCTTTGGGAAGAGACGGGACTGACGGCAGAAAAACTGCAGTTCCTTTATTCGTTTTACACCTCGCCCGGTTTCGCCAATGAACGGATTTACCTGTTTCTGGCATGGATTGGAAAGGACAGCGTCCAACGGCCACCTTCTCTGGATGAGGATGAATTTGTTGAGCCGTTCGCCGTCACCCTTGAAGAAGGCTTGCGTTGGGTGATGGATGGCCGGATTAAAGACGCCAAAACGGCGTTGGCTATCCAGGCCTGGAATCTTTTACAAATGGGAAAACTGGAAATTTGATTCTATCCCCCGCTGATCCTGAATAGGATTCCAATAAATAGGGGGAACAGGGTATGAAAAGAGCGATTGGAACACTTGCGACACGCACGCGCATTCTTCGCGGCACATTGTTATTTACGTCGATTCTGTTCATCATGGGCGTGATCTTCGGTGCAATCCTGGTCAATGTGATGGGTCCGGAACAGCGAAACGAACTCCTGGACGATCTGAATCAGTTTTTCCTGCATGTCAGCCATTCCCAAACCGACTCACCTGGCATTCTGAACATGTTGGGAGAAGAATTGAGACTGGTTCTGGTGCTCTGGATACTGGGGCTTTCCGTGATTGGCTTTCCCCTTATCCTGGCTATTGTCTTTGCGAAAGGGATGGCCATCGGCTTTACGGTCGGTTTTTTGGTTCAACAATTGACCTGGAAGGGCATCTTGCTCGCTGCCGTCAGTGTTTTGCCGCAGAATCTCTTACTCATTCCCGCTTTGTTGCTGGCATCATCGGCAAGCATTCTCTTTTCGCTGTCACTGCTCCGGATGATTTTTCGCAAGGGGCCGGCCATGGTGCGTGAAGAATGGCTGCAGTACAATGGCATCATGTTGACAGTGGGAGGCATCTTTTTTGTTGCCGTTCTCGTGGAGTCCTACGTCTCCCCCTACCTGATCGGGTGGGTGACCTCGGCGTGGAGTTGATTGACGATCCTCATTGAACAGATTATCAAATGATACCCATTCTTAATTAGTTTGACTTGCCTTTTACCCCTTCCTATAATGTAAGGTAGTGATCTTGGGAGGGGTCTGAATGGAAGAACGACTGGAGCAAATCAAAGAAAAAATGCATGCCATGAATTACAAGTTGACTCCACAACGAGAAGCAACCCTCCGCGTCATGTTGGAAAACCAGGTTGACCATCTCAGCGCAGAAGATGTGTATCTGCTTGTGAAGGAAAAATTTCCGGACATTGGACTGGCGACCGTATACCGAACGTTGGATTTGCTCAGCGATCTGAAAGTGATTAACAAACTGAATTTTGGCGACGGCGTGGCCCGTTACGAGATGCGCGATGAAAACATGGAGCATCATCACCATCATCTTGTCTGCGTAGAGTGTGGAGCGGTGGACGAGATTATTGAAGACTGGCTGGGACCCATTGAAGAGAAAGTGGAGCGCGACTTCGGGTTTAAAATTTTGGATCATCGGTTGATTTTCCACGGCGTGTGCCACCGTTGCCAGGCAGTGGACAACCAGGGGCCTCCTGAGCATCCGGATGAGCGTTCTGGAATGCACAGCCAGGAAAAGGACACCGGGAAAAAATCGTCACACCGCCGCGGTTCCAACTTCTCACGTTAAAGTGAGAAGTTTTGCCTTAGAGGTGACCAACATGGATGAAGCCCTTGACCGATTTATTCATTTTTTAAAAGTGGAGAAAGGCTTGTCGAGGAATACTGTGGAGGCATACCACCGCGACATTTTTTATTACCTTTCCTATTTGCGGAAAGAAGGGGTCCTTCGGTTGGAAGACAGCCATGAAGGGCACTTGCTGAACTATTTGCGGCTGCAACGGCAGGCCGGCAAGTCCAGCGCTTCTGTGGCCCGTCTCACTGCATCCTTGCGTAATTTTTACAAGTTTTTGTGGCTTGAGAAAAAAATTCCGCATAATCCGGCCCAGGATTTGCCTACGCCGAAACGGGATCAGCGCTTGCCCCACGTGCTGACGGCCGCTGAAGTGGAGGCTTTGCTGAACACGCCGAAGCGGGACACGCCGCTTGGCATACGGGATACGGCGATGCTGGAGCTGTTGTATGCGACCGGGATGCGTGTCTCGGAACTGTTGTCTCTCAAACTGACCGACCTTCAACTGGAGATGGGGTTTTTGAAATGCCTCGGGAAAGGTTCAAAAGAGCGAATCATTCCGGTCGGGCAGCTTGCGGTTGAAGCGGTCAACCGCTATCTCGCGTTTGGCAGGCCCCATTTGCTGAAAGGAAAAACCAGTGACGTCCTGTTTCTGAATTCCCGTGGAGAACCGCTTTCCCGGCAAGGATTCTGGAAAATGATCAAACGGTACGCCCGGCAAGCTCAGATCACCAAACCTCTGACACCACACGTGCTTCGCCACTCTTTTGCCACCCACTTGC is part of the Bacillus thermozeamaize genome and harbors:
- a CDS encoding methylmalonyl-CoA carboxyltransferase — protein: MQEKIEELHRRRQKVVLGGGYEKIDAQHRRGKLTARERLNILLDEGTFVELNPFIEHRSNNFGMDQVEAPGEGVVTGFGKIQGRPVYVFAQDFTVFGGALGEMHAKKIANIMDLAAKNGAPVIGLNDSGGARIQEGVVSLDGYGHIFYRNSIYSGVIPQISVIMGPNAGGAVYSPAITDFVFMVEKTSQMFITGPKVIQAVTGEQISAEDLGGARVHATVSGNAHFTAATEEEALQQVRRLLSFLPQNNKEMPPRKEAKPDDGWVEELIDIVPVEGTKVYDIREVIHRIVDDGDFMEVHERFARNIVVGFARIDGYSVGIVANQPKVMAGGLDIDSSDKLSRFVRFCDAFNIPLITFEDVTGFFPGVNQEHRGIIRHGAKILYAYSEATVPKITVILRKAYGGAYVALNSKAIGADVVYAWPNAEIAVMGPEGAANIIFSKEIEQSDDPEATRAAKIAEYRNKFANPYVAAAHGMVDDVIDPRETRKKLREALEMLRNKKETRPWKKHGNIPL
- a CDS encoding stage II sporulation protein M, whose translation is MKRAIGTLATRTRILRGTLLFTSILFIMGVIFGAILVNVMGPEQRNELLDDLNQFFLHVSHSQTDSPGILNMLGEELRLVLVLWILGLSVIGFPLILAIVFAKGMAIGFTVGFLVQQLTWKGILLAAVSVLPQNLLLIPALLLASSASILFSLSLLRMIFRKGPAMVREEWLQYNGIMLTVGGIFFVAVLVESYVSPYLIGWVTSAWS
- a CDS encoding site-specific tyrosine recombinase XerD yields the protein MDEALDRFIHFLKVEKGLSRNTVEAYHRDIFYYLSYLRKEGVLRLEDSHEGHLLNYLRLQRQAGKSSASVARLTASLRNFYKFLWLEKKIPHNPAQDLPTPKRDQRLPHVLTAAEVEALLNTPKRDTPLGIRDTAMLELLYATGMRVSELLSLKLTDLQLEMGFLKCLGKGSKERIIPVGQLAVEAVNRYLAFGRPHLLKGKTSDVLFLNSRGEPLSRQGFWKMIKRYARQAQITKPLTPHVLRHSFATHLLENGADLRSVQEMLGHADISTTQIYTHVTHSKIRDTYRIAHPRA